A stretch of the Microtus ochrogaster isolate Prairie Vole_2 linkage group LG2, MicOch1.0, whole genome shotgun sequence genome encodes the following:
- the LOC101996905 gene encoding HLA class I histocompatibility antigen, alpha chain F-like, giving the protein MGTPVPRGFLLLLLVALTPTLAQTGSHSLSYLDLAISRPGLETRYIFIGYVDDKQFVHFDSDAQSQRLEPRGPLVEKLPPDYWEQWTTTVKIRKHFAPVLLQAAIKEYNVRQDVSHTLQCLDGCVIGPDRRFIRGYSRHAFDGQDYIALTDDLKTWRVVDSAPQIAGETWKKTVPAESLGAFLEVECVGLLLGFLEMGKEILLRIDPPKAHVIGHPRPEGDVALRCWALGFYPSEITLTWQRDGEDQTQDMELVETRPAGDGTFQKWAAVVVPSGEEQRYTCHVVHKGLPKPLILKWETPQPTIPIGGITAGLILLGVVVTGAVAATVMRKKRSRGREGVLHNLEDLPDLNSAKGDKENLKLQRIHFGTDAIVTYSFQEQQGQFSKLQ; this is encoded by the exons ATGGGAACCCCAGTTCCCCgaggcttcctcctgctgctcttgGTTGCACTGACTCCAACTCTGGCCCAAACCG GGTCACACTCGCTAAGCTATCTTGACTTAGCCATATCCAGACCTGGCCTGGAGACCCGGTACATCTTCATTGGCTACGTGGATGACAAGCAGTTTGTGCACTTCGACAGCGATGCGCAGAGTCAGAGATTGGAGCCAAGAGGTCCGTTAGTGGAGAAGTTACCGCCAGATTATTGGGAGCAATGGACGACAACAGTCAAGATCCGCAAACATTTTGCCCCAGTTCTCCTACAGGCCGCTATCAAAGAATACAACGTAAGACAGGACG TCTCTCACACTTTGCAGTGCTTGGATGGCTGTGTCATTGGACCAGATCGGCGCTTCATTCGAGGGTACAGTCGGCACGCCTTTGATGGCCAGGATTACATTGCTCTGACCGACGACCTGAAAACATGGAGAGTGGTTGACTCAGCGCCTCAGATCGCCGGGGAAACCTGGAAGAAGACTGTTCCGGCAGAGTCTCTTGGGGCTTTCCTTGAGGTGGAGTGTGTGGGGCTCCTCCTCGGCTTCCTGGAGATGGGCAAGGAGATATTGTTGCGCATAG ATCCACCAAAGGCACATGTGATTGGTCACCCCAGACCTGAAGGGGATGTCGCCCTGAGGTGCTGGGCTCTGGGTTTCTATCCTTCGGAGATCACCCTGACCTGGCAAAGAGATGGGGAGGACCAGACCCAGGACATGGAGTTGGTGGAGACCAGACCAGCAGGggatggaaccttccagaagtggGCAGCTGTGGTGGTGCCTTCTGGGGAGGAGCAGAGATACACATGCCACGTGGTCCATAAGGGACTGCCCAAGCCTCTCATTCTGAAATGGG aGACACCTCAGCCCACCATCCCCATTGGGGGAATCACTGCTGGTCTGATTCTTCTTGGGGTTGTGGTCACTGGAGCTGTGGCTGCCACtgtgatgaggaagaagaggagcagaggTAGGGAAGGGGTT CTCCACAACCTGGAGGACCTGCCGGACCTTAACTCAGCAAAAGGTGACAAGGAAAACCTCAAGCTGCAGAGAATACATTTTGGCACGGATGCCATTGTCACATACAGTTTCCAGGAGCAGCAGGGACAGTTTTCCAAGTTACAGTGA
- the Znrd1 gene encoding DNA-directed RNA polymerase I subunit RPA12, which yields MEMASPHSNFQSDLDFCPDCGSVLPLPGAQDTVICPRCGFSIDVRDFEGKVVKTSVVFHKLGAVIPTSVDEGPESQGPVVDRRCPRCGHEGMAYHTRQMRSADEGQTVFYTCVNCRFQEKEDS from the exons ATGGAAATGGCCAGCCCCCACTCCAACTTTCAATCAGACTTGGATTTCTGCCCGGATTGCGGCTCGGTCCTGCCGCTGCCCGGAGCTCAGGATACTGTCATCTGCCCTCGCTGTGGCTTCTCCATAGACGTGCGAG ATTTCGAAGGAAAGGTTGTGAAGACCTCGGTTGTGTTCCACAAACTGGGGGCGGTCATACCTACATCTGTGGACGAAGGACCTGAATCCCAGGGACCAGTG GTTGACAGGCGCTGCCCTCGATGTGGTCATGAGGGAATGGCGTACCACACCAGACAGATGCGCTCAGCTGATGAAGGACAGACTGTCTTCTATACCTGTGTCAACTGCAG
- the LOC101996622 gene encoding putative uncharacterized protein ZNRD1-AS1, which translates to MLYVLIEAQRAWLDKVQRDSELTKREPRVTSEDKRGLETEQSGLGVLRPPLTKESVPPLFQSQVEDSEWFTLSPQERLAWAKASKDPRIAEGQQSPLEKRLLSLGGVHTVAARHLVTRRCREESRALCREQARSLDYWLAKAESYYNKRIVEMMKKEDTGGETKTKVEEETPPSTEGHKLHYFVPEREKKQIERHILRAGQAREFKNKVWRQTRLLSETILPKIVPEKQSIPKAQRRRQVNERELHQIKDHQERMIRGRELLEQRLKERILRKSPSQIPLPERRGRGKKEIKEFERVVAYPLFQPSSTSRIKVDILMEKSQDEEEVSTIIKPYGRRFLAVPPFLRTQIGKLKDQ; encoded by the exons atgCTGTATGTGCTGATAGAGGCACAAAGGGCCTGGTTGGATAAAGTGCAGAGAGACAGTGAGCTGACAAAACGAGAGCCTAGAGTTACCTCGGAGGACAAAAGAGGCCTTGAGACTGAACAGTCTGGTTTGGGAGTCCTCAGGCCACCCCTCACCAAAGAGTCTGTTCCTCCCCTCTTTCAGTCCCAAGTAGAAGATTCTGAGTGGTTCACATTGAGTCCACAGGAGAG ATTGGCTTGGGCAAAAGCATCCAAAGACCCTAGGATTGCAGAAGGTCAACAGTCTCCACTGGAGAAGAGGCTCCTG AGTCTTGGTGGTGTGCACACTGTAGCAGCGAGACACTTGGTGACCCGGAGATGCCGGGAGGAGAGCAGAGCGCTCTGCAGGGAGCAAGCTCGTTCTCTTGACTACTGGCTGGCAAAAGCCGAGTCTTACTATAATAAAAGAATAGTGGAGATGATGAAAAAAGAAGACACCGGCGGGGAAACAAAGACGAAAGTGGAAGAGGAAACCCCACCAAGCACAGAGGGACACAAACTGCATTATTTTGTGCccgagagagagaagaaacagatagAAAGGCACATTCTCAGAGCAGGCCAGGCCAGAGAATTTAAGAACAAAGTCTGGAGGCAGACCCGACTCCTCAGTGAAACCATACTCCCCAAGATTGTGCCAGAAAAGCAGAGCATcccaaaagcacagagaagaaggCAGGTGAATGAGAGAGAGCTGCACCAAATTAAAGATCATCAAGAACGCATGATTCGAGGGCGGGAACTTCTCGAGCAGAGACTCAAAGAGAGAATCTTGAGAAAAAGCCCGAGCCAGATTCCACTACCTGAGAGGCGCGGTCgagggaagaaagagataaaggagTTCGAAAGGGTTGTTGCGTACCCCCTTTTCCAGCCGTCCAGTACAAGTCGGATTAAAGTGGATATTCTTATGGAAAAATCTCAGGacgaagaggaagtgagcacaaTTATAAAACCGTACGGAAGGAGATTCCTGGCTGTGCCACCCTTTTTGAGAACtcaaataggaaaattaaagGATCAGTAA